The proteins below are encoded in one region of Apteryx mantelli isolate bAptMan1 chromosome 25, bAptMan1.hap1, whole genome shotgun sequence:
- the SYCP1 gene encoding synaptonemal complex protein 1, with product MEKEKPFKLFVPPRLSGGQVSAVKPQASARVAGLGQGFNKCPGDDFNLPFVMTSTPNHGEITDSDAISQQVKLWSEIDEESIETMNELYSKLYKEAEKIKRWKVTVESELKQKERKLQENRKIIEAQRKAIQELQFENEKLSLKLEDEICENKDLLKENSASRHMCNLLKETCTHFTEKSTKYEHEREETKQLYVELNNNIERMIMAFEELRVQAENTRLEMCFKLKEEAEKVDKFEKEYKLEVSMKEKQISVLTIQNGEKDDIIRDIKTQLQESKSKIADLEETTRHEEEMLKESQINQDRLRAELEEAKISLQKTETIQKSLETELQTAVKALIQVTEEKEVQMEECKETKALHASMADELKTSVSNFKSLLEKEQNRLKKYEDESKLLTLELRRVSAELEEMTKLKCDKEMQLEELSETLEKVQGLLVKNKYLETTVEKLQEREKEMKNILQVREKEIHDLKIQLTGTVENKETCLKQLMTLNADLEQEMLKNEQLTVDFNKLLLEKEQIAQEKSYIAAELKKLQEGHEDNRKKEENTRKLLENLEEENSQLRNELKSLKEKMAKKGEEIKNKLDESEENARSIENEISRKEKQLKILENKLNNLKKQVENKSKYIEELQQENKVLKKKITAESKKTSIYEGKVNKLQLEIENMNKQHKEAVDIYQKEIEAKKLTEDKLLEEVEKMRLLADEATVTQKETDIRCQHKIAEMVALMEKHKHQYDKMVEEKDTELKLFKIKEHEQSSEKRSLESELSCLKSELSSLKEQLKAETEKKENLAKEPPQNTVPEKEKKHKKIQTHFSETPKPHLDLDSASINSKKILSPNYIPTKVNVTENKETSPSASAKSTLCSPSLKTYVVKTPPILKLQSESTNLPSEGCMRKKQKVLLQLDTQSDSSEHSDLLSIVSEEEIFKKLYKDYPQASQLWAMTPKKKPTSNLKTPGSALKITSMRKMREAGWTAVSKMDRKRKMKEAEKLFA from the exons ATGGAAAAGGAAAAGCCATTTAAACTGTTCGTGCCGCCGCGTCTGAGCGGTGGCCAGGTGTCTGCAGTCAAGCCGCAGGCCAGCGCTCGGGTTGCGGGGCTCGGTCAG GGTTTTAACAAATGCCCAGGCGATGATTTTAATTTGCCCTTTGTAATGACAAGTACACCAAACCATGGTGAAATCACTGATTCAG ATGCGATTTCACAGCAAGTAAAACTTTGGTCTGAGATAGATGAAGAG AGTATAGAAACAATGAATGAGTTATATTCAAAACTCTACAAAGAGGCTGAGAAGATCAAGCGATGGAAAGTAACTGTAGAATCAGAActaaagcagaaagagagaaaattgcaagaAAATAGAAAGATTATTGAAGCACAGCGTAAAGCCATTCAAGAACTGCAG tttgaaaatgaaaaactaaGTTTAAAACTTGAAGATGAAATATGTGAAAATAAAGATCTTTTAAAAGA aAACAGTGCTTCAAGGCATATGTGTAATCTGCTCAAGGAAACCTGTACTCATTTCACAGAGAAGTCCACCAAAT ATGaacatgaaagagaagaaacaaaacaactaTATGTGGAACTTAATAACAACATTGAA AGAATGATAATGGCATTTGAAGAACTTCGTGTGCAAGCAGAGAACACGAGACTGGAAATGTGTTTCAAAT TAaaagaagaagcagaaaaagtgGACAAGTTTGAAAAAGAATACAAACTGGAAGTCAGTATGAAGGAAAAACag ATTTCAGTTTTGACCATACAGAATGGTGAAAAAGATGACATCATAAGAGATATCAAAACTCAGCTGCAGGAATCAAAAAGTAAGATTGCTGACTTAGAAGAAACAACAA GACatgaagaggaaatgttaaagGAATCCCAGATCAATCAGGATCGTTTGAGGGCAGAACTGGAAGAAGCTAAAATTTCATTGCAAAAAACAGAG acTATTCAGAAGAGCTTAGAAACTGAACTGCAGACTGCAGTGAAAGCATTAATTCAGGTCACTGAAGAAAAAGAAGTACAGATGGAAGAATGTAAAGAAACTAAGGCTTTGCATGCGTCCATGGCAGACGAACTTAAAACTTCTGTTTCCAATTTCAAAAGTTtgctggaaaaagaacaaaatag ATTGAAGAAATATGAAGATGAGTCGAAACTGCTTACCTTGGAGCTCAGAAGGGTGTCTGCTGAATTAG AAGAGATGACTAAATTAAAGTGTGACAAAGAAATGCAACTTGAAGAGCTGTCAGAAACACTG GAAAAAGTTCAAGGACTTTTAGTGAAGAACAAATATCTTGAGACTACTGTTGAAAAattgcaggagagagaaaaagaaatgaagaatattCTCCAAGTTAGAGAG aaggaAATACATGATTTGAAAATACAGCTGACTGGTacagttgaaaacaaagaaacGTGTTTAAAACAGCTTATGACACTGAATGCAGATCTTGAACAAGAGAT GCTAAAGAATGAGCAACTAACAGTGGATTTCAATAAGCTTTTAttagaaaaagaacaaatagCACAGGAGAAAAGTTATATAGCTGCAGAACTCAAGAAACTGCAAGAAGGTCATGAG gataatagaaaaaaagaagaaaatacaaggaAGTTATTAGAAAacctggaagaagaaaacagcCAGTTAAG AAATGAACTGAAGTCTTTGAAGGAGAAGATGGCAAAGAAGGGtgaagagattaaaaataaactggATGAAAGTGAAGAAAAT GCTAGAAgtattgaaaatgaaatttcaagaaaggaaaagcagttGAAGATTCTAGAAAATAAG TTGAATAACTTAAAGAAACAggtagaaaataaaagcaaatatattGAAGAGCTGCAACAGGAG aataaggtgctgaaaaagaaaattactgcagaaagcaagaaaacaagtatttatGAAGGGAAG GTGAATAAGTTACAGTTAGAGATAGAAAATATGAACAAGCAACATAAGGAAGCAGTTGACATCTATCAAAAAGAAATTGAAGCAAAAAAACTAACTGAAGATAAACTTCTTGAAGAA GTAGAAAAGATGAGGTTACTGGCTGATGAAGCAACAGTAACACAGAAAGAAACCGATATCCGATGTCAACACAAGATTGCTGAAATGGTAGCACTTATGGAAAAGCACAAG cacCAATATGATAAAATGGTTGAAGAAAAAGATACAGAATTAAAACTTTTTAAGATAAAAGAGCATGAGCAGTCATCAGAAAAAAGATCCTTG GAAAGCGAGTTATCGTGTTTGAAAAGTGAACTGTCATCCCTTAAGGAACAGCTTAAAGCAGAAACTGAAAAGAAG gagaatcttgcaaaagaacccccccaaaatacagttcctgaaaaagaaaagaaacacaag aaaatacaGACTCACTTTTCTGAGACTCCTAAACCTCATTTAGATCTGGACTCTGCATCTATCAATTCAAAAAAAATATTGTCTCCAAATTATATTCCTACAAAAGTCAACGTAACGGAAAATAAAGAAACGTCTCCTTCAGCATCTGCAAAAAGTACCTTGTGCAGTCCATCATTAAAG aCATATGTTGTAAAGACTCCCCCAATACTTAAGCTGCAAAGTGAAAGCACAAATCTGCCTTCAGAAGGGTGtatgaggaaaaagcaaaaagtgcTTTTACAGCTGGATACTCAGTCAGATAGCTCTGAACACAGTGACCTCCTG agcaTAGTCTCAGAGGAAGAAATCTTCAAAAAATTATACAAAGATTATCCTCAAGCTTCACAGTTATGGGCTATGACACCAAAAAAG AAACCAACATCAAACCTAAAAACTCCAGGCTCTGCACTGAAAATTACAAGTATGAGAAAAATGCGAGAGGCTGGATGGACTGCAGTTTCTAAAatggacaggaaaagaaaaatgaaagaagctGAAAAACTCTTTGCTTGA
- the LOC106485274 gene encoding uncharacterized protein, translating into MDGIQLTHFPILLTCYLVAMYIVQATDYVSLINELMQTKTQSGSGKTRAPDGVIASSISDKEVHQTTMQSATISWKTRIRMDSSSSSPLITISHLAHVASNTIHHPSSNTNSSSDITRFKPVATPPCKFLSSNRTINETTSEMLEPTDQLFTALPTIISEGLTPNHTTQAPDDLYNTPDDTLVISGGLYDAPQTYNPDMTAPENEVQTDYLPFESTCGQYKLEYLPVQTEKGLFSTFKTFQLPQDSQ; encoded by the exons ATGGATGGAATACAACTTACGCATTTTCCAATTCTTTTAACTTGCTACCTCGTGGCAATGTACATTGTTCAGGCCACAGATTATGTCTCCCTTATAAATGAGCTCATGCAAACAAAGACACAGAGTGGGTCGGGAAAAACAAGAGCTCCTGATGGTGTTATAGCATCCAGTATTTCAGATAAAGAAGTCCATCAAACCACAATGCAGAGTGCAACTATCAGCTGGAAGACAAGAATCAGAATGGATAGCAGCAGTTCCTCTCCTTTAATAACCATATCACATCTGGCACATGTTGCATCAAACACCATTCACCACCCAAGTTCAAATACTAACAGTTCTTCAGATATCACAAGATTCAAACCTGTTGCGACTCCACCATGTAAATTTTTATCATCTAATAGAACTATAAATGAAACAACATCAGAAATGCTGGAACCAACTGATCAGCTTTTCACAGCCCTACCAACAATCATCAGTGAAGGTCTGACTCCAAATCATACAACCCAGGCTCCAG ATGATTTATACAATACACCAGATGACACACTGGTGATATCAGGAGGACTATATGATGCACCACAGACTTACAACCCTGACATGACAGCACCGGAAAATGAAGTTCAAACCGATTATTTACCATTTGAGTCTACATGTGGGCAGTACAAACTTGAATATTTACCTGTTCAGACGGAAAAAGGACTTTTCTCCACCTTCAAGACATTTCAATTACCACAAGACTCACAATAA